A genome region from Patescibacteria group bacterium includes the following:
- a CDS encoding glycosyltransferase family 4 protein has product MKPLAEKKYLLVTLEFPPQKGGVATLYENYAEYWPAGSLFVLADDALGVKDREPIKYRRLLSAKIRPRWLPAFFQLRSAINDLGGEVRVIVGQILPLGIVAYYLSKFIKFKYTVLLHGLDFSLATATKRKRRITEKILRGADKIICSNSYTANSVKVFNGSFAEKMGLVNPGIEPSFVRNPRRVQDLLRQYGQENKTVLLGLGRLVRRKGFDKVIEAMSAILKSAPATVYVIAGAGPDADTFKKMAAGLPAEINNKIIFLGQISDADRWAWLELCDIFIMPSRNIAGDYEGFGTVYLEANLAGKPVIAGDSGGVRDAVIHDINGLLIDPEKPEEIAQAVIKLAADPKLRQSLGEQGKRRVVENFSAKKMVEKIVNRLIS; this is encoded by the coding sequence ATGAAACCATTGGCCGAAAAAAAATATTTATTAGTCACTTTGGAATTTCCGCCGCAAAAGGGCGGCGTAGCGACGCTCTACGAAAATTATGCCGAATATTGGCCGGCAGGCAGTTTGTTTGTTTTAGCTGATGACGCCTTGGGAGTAAAAGACCGCGAGCCGATAAAATATCGCCGGTTGTTATCCGCTAAGATCCGGCCGCGCTGGTTACCGGCTTTTTTCCAGTTGCGCTCGGCGATCAATGATCTGGGCGGAGAAGTACGGGTGATCGTGGGGCAAATACTTCCGCTGGGCATTGTCGCTTATTATTTATCCAAATTCATCAAATTCAAATATACCGTACTGCTTCATGGCCTGGATTTTTCCTTAGCTACCGCCACCAAAAGAAAGAGGCGAATCACTGAAAAAATTTTGCGCGGGGCGGACAAGATCATTTGTTCCAACAGCTATACGGCTAATTCGGTCAAAGTTTTCAATGGCAGTTTTGCCGAAAAAATGGGCCTGGTCAATCCGGGCATCGAACCGAGCTTTGTCAGAAACCCGCGCCGCGTCCAGGACCTGCTACGGCAATATGGCCAGGAAAATAAAACAGTCTTGCTGGGTTTGGGCCGATTGGTGCGGCGCAAAGGCTTTGATAAAGTGATCGAAGCGATGAGCGCGATACTTAAATCAGCCCCTGCTACGGTTTATGTGATTGCCGGCGCCGGACCGGATGCCGATACTTTTAAAAAAATGGCTGCGGGCTTGCCGGCGGAGATTAATAATAAAATTATTTTTTTGGGGCAGATTTCCGACGCCGACCGGTGGGCATGGCTTGAGTTATGTGATATATTTATAATGCCCTCCCGGAATATCGCCGGCGATTATGAAGGTTTCGGCACGGTTTATCTGGAAGCGAACTTGGCCGGCAAGCCGGTGATTGCCGGAGACAGCGGGGGAGTGCGCGACGCGGTAATCCACGATATCAACGGCTTGCTGATTGATCCGGAAAAACCGGAAGAAATCGCCCAAGCGGTCATCAAACTGGCGGCCGATCCCAAATTAAGGCAGTCATTGGGCGAGCAAGGCAAAAGGCGCGTTGTGGAAAATTTTAGTGCTAAAAAAATGGTAGAAAAAATAGTTAATCGGTTAATTAGTTAA
- a CDS encoding flippase, with amino-acid sequence MENDELEIEREAEDVMKIDGSVTRNTSYFTFALILQKVISFTYFTLLARNLGPENLGKYYFAISFTTIFSIIMDLGLVGVLTREVAKKNLEAKNLLGTVMAIKLPLTLLALFFIFVAAQIAGYGDEIKILIYLAAIAAAFDSFTVTFYSVIRGFHNLFFESISSVIFQIIVMIGGLFFMYYGFSLPFIFASLTIASAFNFIYSYAVLRRKIGVKIGFYWDKELLKKIVLIAVPFGIYAIFQRVYTYLDSVLLEHFAGNKFVGYYQISFRIIFALQFLPGAFIASLYPAMSRYWVSNRAQLAVSFEKAIIYLAIISLPISAGVFALADKIILLFKTGYAEAVFPMQITILAAIFIFINYPIGSLLNACDRQKNNTFNMIIVTVISVALNFLLIPHYKAVGASVTVLITNFLMTLLGFYWAKKIIKIDQRKIIVALGKILAAAIIMALFAFYLKTKLNILIVVPGSAILYLVLILLFKTVKTEEIAYVWRSFTKKKST; translated from the coding sequence ATGGAAAATGACGAATTGGAAATCGAACGGGAAGCGGAAGACGTGATGAAAATCGACGGCAGCGTGACGCGCAACACTTCTTATTTCACTTTTGCCTTGATCTTGCAAAAGGTGATTTCGTTCACTTATTTTACTTTACTGGCGCGGAACCTGGGACCGGAAAATTTAGGCAAATACTATTTTGCCATTTCTTTTACCACGATCTTTTCCATCATCATGGATCTGGGTTTGGTCGGGGTTTTGACCAGAGAAGTGGCCAAAAAGAATCTGGAGGCTAAGAATTTGCTCGGCACGGTCATGGCGATCAAATTGCCGCTGACGCTGCTGGCTCTTTTTTTTATTTTCGTCGCGGCGCAGATCGCCGGCTATGGCGATGAGATCAAAATCCTTATTTATCTGGCGGCGATCGCGGCGGCGTTTGATTCTTTTACCGTAACTTTTTACAGCGTCATTCGCGGCTTCCATAATTTATTTTTCGAAAGCATTTCCTCGGTTATTTTCCAAATAATCGTGATGATCGGCGGTTTATTTTTTATGTATTACGGGTTTTCCTTGCCGTTCATTTTTGCCTCTTTGACCATCGCCAGCGCCTTTAATTTTATTTATTCCTACGCGGTTCTGCGGCGCAAGATCGGCGTCAAGATCGGGTTTTACTGGGATAAGGAATTGCTGAAAAAAATTGTTTTGATCGCCGTACCGTTCGGCATTTACGCGATCTTTCAGCGCGTTTACACCTATCTGGACTCGGTCTTGCTGGAACATTTTGCCGGAAACAAATTCGTCGGCTATTATCAGATTTCCTTCCGGATAATCTTCGCCCTGCAATTCTTGCCGGGCGCGTTTATCGCTTCGCTTTATCCGGCCATGAGCCGCTACTGGGTCAGCAATCGGGCGCAATTGGCCGTTTCTTTTGAAAAGGCCATTATTTATCTGGCCATCATTTCGCTGCCTATTTCCGCCGGCGTGTTCGCGCTGGCCGACAAGATCATTTTATTATTTAAAACCGGCTATGCCGAAGCGGTCTTCCCGATGCAAATCACCATCCTGGCCGCCATTTTTATTTTTATCAATTATCCGATCGGATCATTGCTTAACGCCTGCGACCGGCAAAAAAACAATACGTTCAATATGATCATCGTCACCGTCATCAGCGTGGCGCTTAATTTCCTGCTAATCCCGCATTATAAAGCCGTGGGGGCGAGCGTGACGGTGCTGATCACTAATTTTCTGATGACCTTGCTGGGATTCTATTGGGCGAAAAAAATCATCAAGATCGATCAGCGAAAAATCATCGTGGCTTTGGGAAAAATTTTGGCCGCGGCAATCATCATGGCTTTGTTTGCCTTTTATCTTAAAACGAAATTAAATATCTTGATCGTCGTGCCCGGCTCGGCGATACTCTATCTTGTCTTGATCTTGTTGTTCAAAACCGTTAAAACAGAGGAGATCGCCTATGTCTGGCGATCGTTTACGAAAAAAAAATCAACATGA
- the rpmE gene encoding 50S ribosomal protein L31 — translation MKKDIHPKYYENAKVTCACGNVFTTGSTKPELRVDLCSACHPFYTGKQKLVDTARRVEKFQARLEASGKMAGKRVSKKEKLTAKAVKRAAKRVEKE, via the coding sequence ATGAAAAAGGATATTCATCCGAAATATTATGAGAACGCCAAGGTGACTTGCGCCTGCGGCAATGTTTTCACCACCGGCTCGACTAAGCCGGAATTAAGAGTCGATTTATGCTCGGCTTGCCATCCTTTTTATACCGGAAAACAGAAGTTAGTCGATACGGCAAGGCGCGTGGAAAAATTCCAGGCCAGACTTGAAGCATCCGGTAAAATGGCCGGCAAAAGAGTGAGCAAGAAGGAAAAATTGACGGCTAAAGCCGTTAAACGCGCGGCCAAGAGAGTCGAAAAGGAATAA
- the prfA gene encoding peptide chain release factor 1 — MSAMYEDIKKQFSDLEARLMDPAIATDPAKMASLGKKHANLKDLMANILELEKNEKIIIQSQELINIEKDPEMKAMAQTELAEAEMKVAVLKKQIDEELHPADPNDKKDVIIEIRAGAGGDESALFAAELFRMYSRFAERHHWQVEIFESSLTGIGGFKEIVFGVKGKNAYGNLKFEGGTHRVQRVPETEKQGRVHTSTATVAVVPEAEDVDLVIDAKDLRIDTYCSSGPGGQKVNKTSSAIRITHLPTNVVVQCQDEKSQHQNKDKAMMILRSRLLQKMEDEKRAKDDAARKKQIGTGDRSEKIRTYNFPQDRITDHRIKQSWSNITVTMENNLEDIVQALKEAEKNLNKGGELK; from the coding sequence ATTTCCGCTATGTACGAAGACATAAAAAAACAATTTTCTGACCTGGAGGCGCGATTGATGGATCCGGCCATTGCCACTGACCCTGCCAAAATGGCTTCCCTGGGAAAAAAGCACGCCAATCTTAAAGATTTAATGGCGAATATTTTGGAATTGGAAAAAAATGAAAAAATTATTATTCAGAGCCAAGAATTGATTAATATCGAAAAAGATCCGGAGATGAAAGCCATGGCGCAAACAGAATTGGCCGAGGCGGAAATGAAAGTCGCTGTTTTAAAAAAACAGATCGACGAAGAATTGCATCCGGCCGATCCGAACGACAAAAAGGACGTGATTATCGAGATTCGCGCCGGCGCCGGCGGGGACGAGTCGGCTTTGTTCGCGGCCGAGCTTTTTCGGATGTATTCCCGGTTTGCCGAACGCCATCATTGGCAAGTCGAAATTTTTGAATCCAGCTTAACCGGCATCGGCGGTTTTAAAGAAATCGTTTTTGGCGTCAAGGGCAAGAATGCTTATGGTAATTTGAAATTTGAGGGCGGAACTCACCGGGTGCAGCGCGTGCCCGAAACGGAAAAACAAGGCCGCGTGCATACTTCCACGGCCACGGTGGCTGTCGTTCCGGAAGCGGAAGACGTTGACCTGGTCATTGACGCGAAAGACCTGCGCATTGATACTTATTGCTCTTCCGGACCGGGCGGCCAGAAGGTCAACAAGACTTCTTCGGCGATCAGGATCACCCATTTGCCGACCAATGTCGTGGTGCAATGCCAGGATGAAAAATCCCAGCACCAAAACAAAGACAAAGCGATGATGATTCTGCGTTCGCGCTTGCTGCAAAAGATGGAAGATGAAAAAAGAGCCAAGGATGACGCGGCGCGCAAAAAGCAGATCGGCACCGGCGATCGCAGCGAAAAAATTCGAACTTATAACTTTCCCCAGGACCGGATCACTGATCATCGGATCAAGCAATCCTGGAGCAATATCACGGTGACGATGGAAAACAATCTGGAAGACATAGTCCAAGCTCTCAAAGAAGCTGAAAAAAATCTCAATAAAGGCGGTGAATTAAAATAA
- the prmC gene encoding peptide chain release factor N(5)-glutamine methyltransferase: protein MNIRAALVFGVKETEVKNIDQPEIEAEEILSFVLKKNREFLFTYPEKKLNFCQSARYKYLIKRRVRGAPLAYLTGHREFYGLDFKVNRNVLIPRPETELMVDEILKRFKNARQGMISTWQKKSAIRNIIDLGTGSGCIIISLAKNWRGNKIKYWGLDISRKALAVARRNARLNGLKGRINFLYSDLLNNIDKKIFKEPLIIAANLPYLTAAQVKDSPTIQREPKIALLAGVDGLDHYRRLFRQIKDRARLLKNKIFVFCEIDDAQRNPLETLVKQNFSNSELSLIKDLGGHDRLAIIELH, encoded by the coding sequence ATGAACATTCGAGCGGCGCTGGTATTCGGCGTCAAAGAAACTGAAGTTAAAAATATCGATCAGCCGGAAATTGAAGCGGAAGAAATTTTGTCATTTGTTTTGAAGAAAAATAGAGAATTTTTGTTTACTTATCCGGAAAAAAAATTAAATTTTTGCCAAAGCGCCAGATATAAATATCTGATCAAGCGCCGAGTCCGCGGCGCGCCTTTAGCGTATCTTACCGGGCACCGGGAGTTCTATGGTTTGGATTTTAAAGTCAATAGGAATGTCTTGATCCCCCGCCCCGAAACCGAATTGATGGTCGATGAAATTCTAAAGCGATTTAAAAACGCCCGCCAGGGAATGATCAGCACCTGGCAAAAAAAATCAGCCATCAGGAATATTATCGATCTGGGCACCGGTTCCGGCTGCATCATCATTTCCTTGGCTAAAAATTGGCGCGGTAATAAAATTAAATATTGGGGTTTGGATATTTCCCGGAAGGCGCTCGCGGTCGCCCGCCGGAATGCCAGACTAAATGGCTTAAAAGGCCGTATAAATTTTTTATACAGCGATTTGCTTAATAATATTGATAAAAAAATTTTTAAAGAGCCGCTGATCATCGCGGCCAATCTCCCTTATTTGACCGCGGCTCAAGTAAAAGATTCGCCAACTATCCAAAGAGAGCCAAAAATCGCCTTGCTGGCCGGAGTCGATGGCCTTGATCATTATCGGCGGTTATTTCGGCAGATCAAGGATCGCGCCAGATTGTTAAAAAATAAAATATTTGTTTTTTGCGAGATCGATGATGCCCAAAGAAATCCCCTGGAAACGTTGGTTAAACAAAATTTTTCCAATTCCGAATTATCTCTCATCAAGGATCTGGGCGGCCATGATCGTTTGGCGATCATTGAACTGCATTAA
- a CDS encoding DUF3048 domain-containing protein, which produces MIISIVLFMALIAFLLWAFAFHSGSENSATGAAKENGNSGQKIDGTSKCVDCARRRIDGVYVKTAVANLAPAAIMIDNHPDARPQAGLEKANLVYEAEVEGYYTRLMAVFATDEKVEKIGPLRSARPYFVDWADELGAVYGHCGGSPEALVDIEQKGLVDLNEFYSGQYFWRATNRAAPHNIYISSDNFNKFLIDKNILPSDYSSWQFKEDAPTTNSSTTAEISINYRAPSFRAKWVYDKTDNDYIRYFENGPELTADNNLIIAKNIIIQIVPAAVIDAVLRLKMQNVGSGDATICLDGACQAGRWVKEDSASRTRFNYANGEEVKFNAGTTWIEVMRPN; this is translated from the coding sequence ATGATTATTTCCATAGTTTTGTTTATGGCGCTGATCGCTTTTTTACTTTGGGCATTCGCCTTTCATTCCGGATCGGAAAATTCGGCAACCGGCGCGGCAAAAGAGAACGGCAATTCTGGCCAAAAAATCGACGGGACTTCAAAATGCGTTGATTGCGCTAGGCGCCGGATCGACGGCGTTTACGTCAAAACCGCCGTGGCCAATTTGGCGCCAGCGGCCATCATGATCGACAATCACCCCGACGCCCGGCCGCAAGCCGGCCTGGAAAAGGCTAATTTAGTGTACGAAGCCGAGGTGGAAGGGTATTACACCCGGCTGATGGCTGTTTTTGCGACAGACGAGAAGGTTGAGAAGATCGGCCCGCTTCGTTCCGCCCGCCCCTATTTTGTTGATTGGGCTGACGAACTTGGCGCGGTTTACGGCCATTGCGGCGGCAGTCCCGAAGCTTTGGTTGATATCGAGCAAAAGGGCTTGGTCGATCTGAACGAATTTTACAGCGGCCAATATTTTTGGCGAGCGACCAATCGCGCCGCTCCCCACAATATTTATATTTCTTCGGATAATTTTAACAAGTTCTTGATTGACAAAAATATTTTGCCCTCTGATTATTCATCCTGGCAATTCAAAGAGGACGCGCCGACAACGAACTCTTCCACCACCGCTGAAATTTCGATCAACTACCGCGCGCCTAGTTTTCGGGCAAAATGGGTCTATGATAAAACCGATAATGATTATATCCGTTATTTCGAGAACGGGCCGGAATTGACCGCTGACAATAACTTGATCATTGCCAAAAATATCATCATTCAAATCGTGCCGGCCGCGGTTATCGACGCTGTATTGCGCTTAAAAATGCAGAATGTCGGTTCGGGCGATGCCACGATCTGTCTTGATGGCGCCTGCCAAGCCGGACGGTGGGTCAAGGAAGATTCCGCGTCTCGAACCAGATTCAACTATGCTAACGGCGAAGAAGTTAAATTCAATGCCGGCACGACTTGGATCGAAGTTATGCGCCCGAATTAG
- a CDS encoding 50S ribosomal protein L25, which produces MDGLKLIAQKRDKKENVKEMIKSGFIPAVVYGPHLKTNKLIKASVNDLRKLVAAAGESTLIDLIVAGKAEGKVLIKEEQRDPVKDTLIHVDFYEVDMSKEIHAEIPLHFIGESKAVKELSGVLIRSINEIEVRCLPSDLVNHLDVDISPLNTFDDVIKIHDLKLPKGIKLLRETDDVVATVAEPKAEEVFETAPAESAEVAAVETGVAGEEAAVEGEAKTETKPEAKTEGKK; this is translated from the coding sequence ATGGACGGTCTGAAGTTAATAGCGCAAAAAAGAGACAAAAAAGAAAACGTTAAAGAAATGATTAAGTCCGGATTTATTCCGGCGGTTGTTTATGGCCCGCATCTTAAAACCAACAAGCTGATCAAGGCCTCGGTTAATGATCTGCGCAAACTCGTCGCCGCCGCCGGCGAATCGACCCTGATCGATCTGATCGTGGCGGGCAAAGCGGAGGGAAAGGTTTTAATCAAAGAGGAGCAGCGCGATCCGGTCAAGGATACTTTGATCCACGTTGATTTTTATGAAGTCGATATGAGCAAAGAGATCCATGCCGAAATTCCGCTGCACTTTATCGGCGAGTCCAAGGCGGTCAAAGAATTATCCGGCGTATTGATCAGAAGCATTAACGAAATCGAAGTCAGATGCTTGCCGTCAGACTTGGTCAATCATCTTGACGTGGACATTTCACCGCTTAATACTTTTGATGATGTCATTAAAATTCACGACTTGAAATTACCCAAAGGAATCAAGTTGCTCCGTGAAACCGATGATGTGGTGGCGACCGTTGCCGAACCGAAAGCGGAAGAAGTGTTTGAAACCGCTCCGGCCGAAAGCGCGGAAGTCGCGGCAGTGGAAACCGGCGTCGCCGGCGAAGAAGCCGCGGTTGAGGGCGAAGCAAAAACCGAAACCAAGCCCGAAGCTAAAACGGAAGGCAAAAAATAA
- a CDS encoding FtsW/RodA/SpoVE family cell cycle protein: MNKLIIYLKNFDWVLFFAVVLLVCFGLVEIYSIALGRGTADLLNFKKQILFVILGIFFLFGFSFLDFNYLKLSIKYLYVLAVAFLGAVLLFGKTINGTKGWFDIMGLSLQPVEFVKIILIILLAYFFSSRAIKIRSTKQLIISGLLLLPLAFLTFIQPDFGSTMILFLIWLMMLAIAGFNKKFFIILLIIILLGGASLWFFSFKDYQKQRILTFINPHSDSLNRGYNASQAMIAVGSGGLIGRGVGFGSQSQLKFLPEAQTDFIFAVICEELGFLGVGLIFLFFGIIFYRCLSVARKINNDFGIFIILCGVGLIFLEMFVNISMNIGIMPIVGIALPFLSYGGSSIISSLIMIGIIENIIIKSKINY; the protein is encoded by the coding sequence ATGAACAAGCTGATCATCTATTTAAAAAATTTCGACTGGGTCCTTTTTTTTGCCGTGGTCTTGCTGGTTTGCTTCGGCTTGGTCGAAATTTACAGCATCGCTTTAGGGCGGGGGACGGCTGACTTGTTGAACTTCAAAAAACAAATATTGTTCGTCATTTTAGGCATTTTTTTCCTGTTCGGTTTCTCCTTTTTGGATTTTAATTATTTAAAATTATCCATCAAGTATTTATATGTTCTGGCTGTCGCCTTTTTGGGCGCTGTTTTATTGTTTGGTAAAACGATCAACGGCACCAAGGGCTGGTTTGATATCATGGGATTGAGCCTGCAGCCGGTAGAATTTGTTAAAATAATTTTAATTATTCTGCTGGCGTATTTTTTTTCTTCGCGGGCGATCAAGATCAGATCAACGAAACAGCTGATCATCTCCGGTTTATTGCTTTTGCCTTTGGCGTTTTTAACCTTTATCCAGCCGGATTTCGGTTCGACGATGATTTTATTTTTAATCTGGCTGATGATGCTGGCGATCGCCGGATTCAATAAAAAATTTTTTATTATTTTGCTGATTATCATCTTATTGGGAGGCGCCAGTCTTTGGTTTTTTTCTTTTAAGGATTATCAAAAACAGCGAATTTTAACTTTTATCAATCCGCATTCCGATAGCCTGAATCGCGGTTATAACGCCTCGCAGGCGATGATCGCGGTCGGTTCAGGAGGCTTGATCGGCCGCGGGGTGGGTTTTGGCTCCCAATCGCAATTGAAGTTTCTTCCCGAAGCCCAAACTGACTTTATTTTCGCGGTTATTTGCGAAGAACTGGGGTTTTTGGGAGTGGGGCTGATTTTCCTGTTTTTTGGCATAATTTTTTATCGCTGTCTCTCGGTCGCCCGTAAAATCAACAATGATTTCGGCATTTTTATTATCTTGTGCGGGGTGGGCTTGATTTTTCTGGAAATGTTCGTTAATATTAGTATGAATATCGGCATTATGCCGATCGTGGGGATCGCTTTGCCATTTTTGAGCTACGGCGGCAGCTCTATTATTTCCAGCCTGATCATGATCGGGATAATTGAAAATATCATTATAAAATCTAAAATAAATTATTAG
- the gyrB gene encoding DNA topoisomerase (ATP-hydrolyzing) subunit B, producing MTNKELEKKKKESTYDASSITVLEGLEPVRKRPGMYIGSTSAAGLHHLIWEVVDNSIDEAMAGFANYITVSLLSDGMVEVIDNGRGIPVGKHKATGVSALETVLTKLHAGGKFGDSGYKVSTGLHGVGVSVVNALSEYMKAEVHVDGKAWVQEYRMGKPKAAAKPVGKAVGTGTIIIFKPDATIFTELEFDWEKVLTRLRQQAYLTKGITFEVNDKRVKGQEKKYKFHFEGGVLAYIKALNRNNTVKHENIFYVDKEIEGSRVEIALQYNDEFNELVLPFANNVHNPEGGTHVIGFKTALTRTLNAYARNHNLIKEKDENLTGDDVREGLTAIISVKLKDPQFEGQTKAKLGNAEIKTAVEQVFGTAFADFLEEHPKDAEAIIGKCVLSAMARLAARTARASILRKGALEGMTLPGKLADCSSNSPEECELYIVEGDSAGGSAKQGRDRRFQAILPLRGKILNVERARLDKMLANNEIKNLVIALGTNIDEQFDLTKLRYHRIIIMTDADVDGAHIRTLLLTLFYRHFEPLVTNGHLYIAQPPLYQVKKGAQIEYAYSDEEKINIIKKLGGKVEEIEEIMEGADETEDSASASPGEATADNAKKAANLRIQRYKGLGEMNPEQLWETTMDPARRILKQVSLDDAEAADEIFDMLMGDDVAPRKHFIQTHAKKVKNLDI from the coding sequence ATGACCAATAAAGAACTGGAAAAGAAGAAAAAAGAATCGACTTATGACGCGAGCTCCATCACGGTTTTGGAGGGCTTGGAACCGGTCAGAAAACGGCCGGGAATGTATATCGGATCGACTTCGGCGGCCGGCTTGCATCATTTGATCTGGGAAGTAGTCGACAACAGTATCGATGAAGCGATGGCGGGATTTGCCAACTATATCACCGTCTCTCTTTTGTCTGACGGCATGGTAGAAGTTATCGATAACGGGCGCGGCATTCCGGTGGGAAAACATAAAGCCACCGGCGTTTCGGCTTTGGAAACGGTGTTAACTAAATTGCACGCGGGCGGAAAATTCGGCGACAGCGGCTATAAAGTTTCCACTGGTTTGCATGGCGTCGGCGTCTCCGTGGTTAATGCCTTGAGCGAATACATGAAAGCGGAAGTTCACGTCGACGGTAAAGCCTGGGTCCAGGAATATCGCATGGGCAAGCCAAAGGCGGCGGCCAAGCCAGTCGGCAAAGCGGTCGGTACCGGTACCATCATCATTTTTAAACCGGACGCGACGATCTTTACCGAATTGGAATTTGATTGGGAAAAAGTGCTTACTCGGTTGCGCCAACAAGCTTATTTGACCAAAGGCATTACTTTTGAAGTCAACGATAAACGCGTTAAAGGACAGGAAAAAAAATATAAATTTCATTTTGAAGGCGGAGTGCTTGCTTATATCAAGGCCCTAAACCGAAATAATACCGTTAAGCATGAAAATATTTTTTACGTAGACAAGGAAATTGAAGGTTCCCGAGTGGAAATCGCTTTACAATACAATGATGAATTTAATGAATTGGTTTTACCTTTCGCCAATAATGTCCATAACCCCGAAGGCGGCACGCACGTCATCGGTTTTAAGACTGCCTTGACCAGAACGCTTAACGCTTATGCCCGCAATCACAATTTAATCAAAGAAAAAGATGAGAATCTTACCGGCGACGATGTCCGGGAAGGTTTGACCGCAATCATCAGCGTTAAATTGAAGGATCCGCAATTCGAAGGACAAACCAAAGCGAAATTGGGCAACGCCGAGATTAAGACCGCTGTGGAACAAGTTTTTGGCACGGCCTTTGCGGATTTTCTTGAAGAGCATCCTAAAGACGCTGAAGCGATCATCGGCAAATGCGTTTTGTCGGCCATGGCTCGCCTGGCCGCCCGTACGGCCCGCGCTTCCATTCTGCGTAAAGGCGCTCTGGAGGGTATGACCTTGCCGGGAAAATTAGCCGATTGCTCCAGCAACAGCCCGGAAGAATGCGAATTATATATTGTCGAGGGCGACTCGGCCGGCGGCTCGGCCAAACAAGGCCGTGATCGGCGTTTCCAGGCCATTCTCCCTTTGCGCGGCAAGATCTTGAATGTTGAACGCGCCCGCTTGGACAAAATGCTTGCTAACAATGAAATTAAAAACTTGGTCATCGCACTCGGCACAAATATTGACGAGCAATTCGACTTAACCAAATTGCGCTATCATCGCATCATTATCATGACCGATGCTGATGTCGATGGCGCTCATATCCGGACCTTGCTTTTGACTTTATTCTATCGCCATTTCGAACCGTTGGTTACCAACGGCCATCTTTATATCGCCCAGCCGCCATTGTATCAGGTTAAAAAGGGCGCGCAGATCGAATATGCTTATTCGGATGAGGAAAAAATAAATATTATTAAAAAATTGGGCGGCAAAGTCGAGGAGATCGAAGAAATCATGGAGGGTGCGGATGAAACCGAGGATTCCGCCTCTGCTTCGCCGGGCGAAGCTACGGCGGACAATGCAAAAAAAGCAGCGAATTTGCGCATCCAGAGATATAAGGGTTTGGGTGAAATGAATCCGGAACAGCTTTGGGAAACGACTATGGACCCGGCCCGGCGCATCCTCAAACAAGTCTCGCTTGATGATGCCGAAGCCGCGGACGAAATTTTCGATATGCTGATGGGCGACGACGTGGCGCCGCGCAAACATTTTATCCAGACGCACGCCAAGAAAGTGAAGAACCTCGATATTTAG
- a CDS encoding divergent PAP2 family protein: MQYLLLPLIAAIIAQTAKFFIKSNHEKASWKSITAYSGMPSGHSALIVSLATIVFLKDGWQSPLFAISLIFAVIVIRDAVGIRRYLGEHGRMLNELVKDLKEEPDQPLDQNYPHLLEKIGHTPAQAAIGALIGLAVSLIGFWL; this comes from the coding sequence ATGCAATATTTGCTCTTGCCGCTGATTGCCGCGATTATCGCCCAGACGGCGAAATTTTTCATCAAGTCCAATCACGAAAAAGCGTCCTGGAAAAGCATTACCGCTTATTCCGGCATGCCTTCGGGCCATAGCGCGCTCATCGTCTCTTTGGCGACAATCGTCTTTTTGAAGGACGGCTGGCAATCCCCTCTCTTCGCCATTAGTTTGATTTTTGCCGTTATCGTCATCAGGGACGCGGTCGGAATCCGGCGTTATCTGGGCGAGCACGGACGGATGCTTAATGAATTGGTAAAAGACTTAAAAGAAGAGCCGGACCAGCCCTTAGACCAGAATTATCCGCATCTCTTGGAAAAGATCGGCCATACGCCGGCGCAAGCGGCTATCGGCGCCCTGATCGGCTTGGCGGTCAGCCTGATCGGATTCTGGTTGTAA